A region of the Nitrospira sp. genome:
TGCCAAATTGGGCTACATAGAGCACCCGCCATTCTCCCAAGACATGGATGCGAATCTCCCGCACCCCAGCACCCACCTCACTCATGGACCTCCAGTCAGAAGGGTCTAGCCCTCGCTGAATGAAGCCCAACTCAAACCCAGCCGCCCGCCTGGCTTCCGCAGGAAAACTCCTGAGATCATCACGACTCGACCCAACGAACTCCAAGGATTTCATCGAGAGCATTATATAAGTTTAATGATAACAGGATCAACAGATATGGAGGGTCGCATTCTGGCTTGTCCGGCCACCTCGACTTCAAGAGACTGTTATTCAAAAGCCCGACGGCGCGCCGAACATCCAGTTGATCAAGACCAAGGTTTACCAGTCGGATTCACAGAAGTAGGACGTGAAACCTAATAGGTGGCAGCCAGCATACAGGCTTCCCCTTACTACCTCATCGCCACTTCAAAATGAAACGAGCTACCCCGCCAAGTACAAATTCCAGGAACGCCCCCTGTTATGATCGAGTTAAATTGTTCAGGTGAGAAGTGTCGACTGCCATGTTATTTCTACTTTCCAGGGCACTCATGCAATATCTGCAAGACTTCCAAGATCATGAGCAAGATGATCGAGATCCGGAAATAAATATGAGTCTCGTATGCCCACAATCTTCAGGGCATCGAGAAGGTTGTTTTTCATTCCTCCTAAAACTTCGAATTCAAGAAGAAATTGATTTCGTTGTGGATGTTCATTGAGTGCGATTGTGGTCCCATGAATGGTAAAGGCTGCGGATTGAACCAAATGTCGCACATCGAAGTGATCCCCTATAACGGATAGTATTCTCGCATCCGGATTGTGGGCCTTGACAAATGCTTCTTGGCAGAGAAAGTGAGCTTCCTCCATCTGAGGCAATGCAATTCCGTTGACGTCGTGGAGAAGATTAAGCTTGTACGGTTGCAGGCACCAAATCCTCCCGTTCTTTTCCTGACATGCAGTTTCTTTCACTGCGAAATACAATGCGATTAAGGGCGATTCACTCCAATCGAGCAACCGCGTCGGAAGTCCATAGTGTTGCATGAGGAAAAGCCAGCTTGGCCACTCGTCAGATCCTGTAGGACATTTTTCGTATCTGACCTTCGCACGATTCATAAAATGAAATGCCAAGGAGGCTTCATTGTGCTCCTTGCGATAGACTTTTGGCTTCAGTTTCCAAGCGTCGTCAATAATACCCTCTCCACGCCACCAGCAATGTCCTTCTCCAAAGTGCTTATTGGCCAGTGCGGCGGCTTTGATCAGATCGCCAAGATCTGCTATTTGAATTTTGTCAGTCATAAACTCCTTACTCCCGGGCAAGGACATATTTGGGCTACTGCCTTCTATCACAAGCGCTTTGCTGCTTCCGCACCGCCAAATCAATCAGCACCCCTTCTCGCAATCCTAGATCACTCACCAGACATTCCCGTAGACCCAGCGCGTCCATGATTGTTCGGACGATGATCGTCCCGGCGGCGATGACTTCTTCGCGGTTTTTCTCAAGACCAGGTAGACCGACCCGTTCAGTTTTCGTTCTGCTGAGCAGTCTCTGCTCCAATTCACGGATGGTTTCCAGCTTCAACCGATAGTTATGGATGCGAGCCGGCTCATAAGTAGAAAGCTTCTGGGCCATAGCGGCGAGGCTGGTAATCGTACCGGCTGTACCAACGAACGTCGCCTGCCGATAGTCAGCCATACCAGCAACGGCGGCTTTGGTTTCTCGAATCACCCACTCACGCGCCTGTCGCACTTCCTCATCAGTCGGAGGATCATGGTGCAGCACCCGCTCGCAGAGGCGGACAACGCCAATATTGATTGAGCGGACAATCGGCTTATCTCCTGGCCGATCAAGGATGAATTCCGTACTGCCGCCGCCAATGTCCAGAGCCAGAATGTCGGTCACCCCTGTAGGAAGTCCTGACCGAATGCCGAGCAGCGTCCGACGCGCTTCTTCCTCGCCCGAAATCACTTCGACATCGAATCCAGCTTCTCGCTTGACCCGTTCAAAAAACTCATCTCGGTTCACGGCGTCTCGAACAGCGCTCGTTGCCACCACCGAGGACTGCTCGACCTGATAGCCATCGATAACATTCCGCCACTCTTGGAGACAGGCAATAACCCGATCCATTGCGACTGGACTCAGTCGTTTAGTCTGATCGACGCCTTCACCCAACCGGAGAATGCGCCGTTCTGATCGAAGTTCTGTGAGGGGATGCCCAGGGGCTAGATCCGCAATCAACAAGCGACAGGTGAGGGTGCCAATATCGATGCCGGCGAATCGTCGCCGGTGCTGACGCGGCTCGATCATTGCTCGTTCCGAATGTCTTCCATGTCGGCTTCCAATTTCTTCTGCGACGCTTTGAGCCCCTCAACCTCCTTGACGAGACGCACAATTTCGGCGTCGTACACCACCCGCTCTGCCGTTTCGCCCCGCTCCTTCATATCGATGGCCCGCTCGCCAATGTCTTTGTACAGATCGGACAACTGTTGTTCGAGCTTGCGGAGCTCCAGCCTCATGCGGAGCAGTTCCGTCTCTTCCAGAGCACGTCCTGCCGCATGGACGGTCCCCAGGCGCAGGGTAGCAATCCCGGCTCGCAAGTCATCTTTCATCCGCTGCAACAAACCCATACGACTCCTGGCCGACAGGGTACCATGTGTCACGCTAATAGCGACAATTCTATCGTGTCAGCCTGCACTTCTGTCAGCGTATCAGTTCAGTCAACTGATTGAACCCAACTCCAACTTTTTCTCCCATTTCCGCAACATCGCCGCTCGCAATTCCTGATGGGCCGGCTCTTTCAATCCTGGATCAGATTTCAGCAGTGAAAAGGCCTCCTGCCTGGCCTGCTGCAATAGATCAGCGTCGCTCACCAGATTCGCCACACGAAACTCCGGCATCCCCCATTGGCGCAACCCAAAGAACTCTCCAGGGCCTCTGATCCGCAAATCATCTTCGGCAATCACAAATCCATCGTGTGACCGGACCAGCGCCTCCAGCCGTTCTCTTGCCGTAGACACCGACCCCTCACTTCCCATCGCACGTCCGCCCGACTGCGCCCTTCCTCGTCCCAGATGCTGGGCCATCAAGAGGCAATAGGCTTGCTGGTTGCCCCGCCCGACCCGTCCGCGCAATTGATGTAATTGTGCAAGGCCAAACCGCTCGGCATGTTCGATCAAGATGACGGTCGCATTCGCCACATCGACTCCGACTTCAATCACTGTCGTCGCGACCAACACCTGAATTCTTCCGGCCTTAAAGCCGGCCATCACCGCTTCTTTTTCAGCCGCTTTCATGCGCCCATGCAGTAGGCCGACACGGAATTCCGACAATTCCCCGTTCTGCAACTGCTCGGCTCCCTGAATCGCTGCTTGAAGATCGATCTTTTCCGATTCGTCCACCAGCGGATAGACCACATACGCTTGCCGTTCGGCGCGCAACTCATCGCGCACAATCTGATAGGCACGCCGTCGCTGCGCGTCCTGAAAAAGAAATGTTCGCACCGGCTTTCGTCCAGGCGGCAGGACATCAATCACCGAGACATCAAGGTCACCATAGACCGTCATAGCCAATGTCCGGGGAATGGGCGTGGCCGTCAAGACAAGCACATCCGGCTTGTAGCCCTTGTCGATCAGAGTCTTTCGCTGCAGCACACCGAACTTATGCTGCTCATCGACCACCGCCAATCCCAAATTCTTGAATTGTACTCCCTGCTGAAGGAGGGCATGCGTTCCGATCGCCACATGAATCTCACCCGATGCCAGTTGCTCAGCCTGTATCTTCTTCACCGAGGATTTCTCTCCCCCACGCACGAGAGTCGTCTGAAGCCCGAGGGCCTGCAGCATTCCTGACAGGTTCCGATAGTGTTGCTCTGCTAGAATCTCGGTCGGTGCCATCAATGCAGCCTGATAGCCTGAACCACCAGCCAGCACCAGCGCATGCAAGGCGACCGCCGTTTTTCCGGATCCCACATCGCCTTGCACCAAACGATTCATGGGACGCGGCGAAATCATGTCCTGAAATATTTCGCGAATGACCCGATCCTGTGCGGCTGTGAGGCAAAATGGCAAGAGTCGACCAAGCTTTTCTAAGAGAGGTGTCTTCGCGTTGAACCGCAAGTCCTTCGGCTCTTCGTGCACCGCTCGATGCCTGCTCGCCAAAGCCAATTGGAGCAAGAGGAGTTCTTCGAACGCCAAACGCCGGTGCGCCGGCGTCTTCCCTCGTTCCAGAAGCTGAAGATCCGTGCCGGTCTTGGGGAAATGGACATCTTGCAGCGCGTCATGGATCGAGATCAGCCGCTGCCGCGCTCGAAGAGACATGGGCAGAGGGTCTACAACCTCACGCCCATGGTCTTCCAACAGATTCCTCACCAACACCCGCATCTGACGAGAGGTCCATCCCTTGGTCTCATGATAGATCGGGACGATTCGTCCGACATGCAGCATCGACTCCGTGTCTTCTCCAATAACTTCGTATTGCGCCACATCCATGCGCGGGACCATCCCTCCCTGTCGATCAGCTATCACTCGACCGCTCATCATCACGCGAGTCCCAGCCGTCAGCATCTCCTCCAAATACGGTTGATTGAAGAAGACCACCTGCATTCGCCCAGACTGATCTTCAACGCCGACTTCCACGAGACTCAACCGTCGATTCCTTGTTCGTTTTGCCTCGCATGATCCGATCACCCCACAAATCGAGACACTCATCCCCGGAACGAGATTTCCGATCGGTGTCATGACCGATCGGTCCTCATAGCGCCACGGGATGGTCCAGAGCGCATCTTCCACCGTCGCGATCTGCAATCGTTGCAAAACATTGGTGCGCTTCGGCCCGACGCCTCTGACGAACCGGACAGAAAGATTCCAGAGATCGGATCTGCCGGCGCCTGCCACTTTGGAATGACTGGACGCCTGCATTGGCAAATCTTTTTGGGGAATGAGATTCTCTTGATCAAGAGCTCGAAGCGCCTTAATAAGCAACGTTGCCGCCTGCAATCGTCGACGTTGCTCATCCAAAGGAAGCGCTGGCTGAAAATCTACGAAGAGGTCTCGCAATGAAATCAGACGGGCTTCAATGGCCTTGGAGTACACGTCTTGACGGAGAGCCGACAAAACTTGTGACGAGATAAATGAACTGAGATTTGTGACAACGCCTAGGTGAGCACCAGCATCTCGGCTCGCAAACTCAATCGGGCGCGCGATGCGGTCCAACCACCCCTGAAGCGGCGTGTGCGGACTCGATTCAGTGGGAGCCGACATACGGGAGAGGATCGTAACACAGCAACCCTCAGCGCTCAATGAACCAGCTACACGACGTATCAGAATCCATCGACTGTTTTCACTCGATTGCTTGGTCGCTTTTCCGTAGGGTGCTACACTCGATTTTAATAATTCATGTATCGCCGCAACATCAAACATATCCTGATCCCACTTGCAGCCGGCCTGGCTCTGGTGATTGGCTACAACCTCTTTCTCAAGCCCATCCTGCCGCCGATGATGCAGCGCACAGAAACTGTCGAACCGGTCGCGCCTCCTCCCGCTCCGCCACGAAGCGGGTCACCAGAAAGTGAGGACAAATCGGTTCGCGTACTTGATTACAGCGTGGTTCCGCCTACCCCCCATGAGGGCCTGCTGGAAGCCATTCGCGATGAAATTGAAAAACATAACTTATCGCTCGCCGAAACGAAGCTGAAAGAGCTCCCTTCGACTGTCCTGTCAAACGCAAAGTCCAAGCCCTTCATCGCAATCCTGTGGAACAATCTCGGACTGCAGCAGGAACGACTCAATGGCACTCGGGTTTCGGTCAAAGCGTTCAAGCGAGCGGCGGATTTCGACGACTCGAATTCCGTGATCCTTATGAATCTGGCCCATGCCTATTGGGAACAGCGGGACCGCGCGTTAAATGCGGAATTCCTGATGAAATTGATGAAGGTGGCCCCAGAAGAACCATTCCCGCATTTGGCTATGGCCGACTTGTTACAAGAACAGGATGACCTACAGGAAGCCGCAAGACACTTGGACCAGGCAGCTGACCGAGCACGACACGATCCAGGATTGCGCTCCTATCTCGCCGCTGTCACGGAAAAAGTTCGCCGCACGCAGTCGGTTGAATCCCGCATGACTGCAAAAAGTAGCACACACTTTGTCGTGAAGTTCGACGGTGAGGAAGACCTGAATACTTGGATCTCAGCGCTGGAGATTCTGGAAGAAGCCTATCGAGAGATTGGACAGAAGTTCAGTCATTTCCCCACGAAGCCGATCATGGTCGTCCTCCACGCCAAAGATTCGTTTCAAGGGGCGACCGGAAGCCCGGCTTGGGCCGATGGCCTCTATGACCCCACTCTTGGGCGCATTCAGATTCCCACTCAAGGGGCGACCACGGATCGAAAGTGGTTGGCGAGCGTACTTCGTCACGAATATGTCCACGCCCTACTCCATGATCGCTTCGGAGCAAGCAGCGGCGCGTTGCCAACCTGGCTAAATGAAGGCCTGGCCATGCAATTGGCCGGAGATGCATGGCCTGAGCTTGATCAGGCCATGAGCGGAGATTTTACGGTCACTCCCTTAACGTATTTAGAAGGCTCTTGGGGCGCACTGCCGGCGAGTGCGGCGATAGTGGCCTATGCAGAAGCGAATTCGGCAACACGCTACTTGATTGAGCGATGGGGAATGGCCCGCGTCGATGAACTGCTTAATGCCTTGCAAGCGAAGTCATCCGTAGCCGATGCGATTCAGAACAAACTATCTGTCTCCTACGAACAGTTCCACCGGCAGTGGCTCGAAAGCTTCGAAGCGAGCCAGCCGTAACGTCACTCGACTTGCTTGCTAGTCGAGTGACGTTAGATACGAGATACTCACGCTGCTAGATCGATCCTGCAACAAACTCTTCCTGCGGGAAGTCAGGCCAAGAGGGAAGGAGATCAGCCTGATCGCTGTGCGACGGCTCTGGCTCTTCATCGGACTCCCGCTGAGAGAGCTGATCCGCCCACAACACTTTCTTTCCGCTTGGATCATACATGCGAATACTGAAGTCAAAGATATGAGCGTTCGTGGATGGACTGCTCTCCGGCTGGAGCGATGGGCCTGTAATCAGCTGGGCTCGCGGAATTCTCACTCTGACAGTCGTAAACTCATCCTCCCATACAAGCATGCCCGTCGCCAGGTCCATTGCACGCAGTAAAAATACCGGCTCGTCGTTAGTCGCTTCGACCATCTGTACCTTCGTGATGAGTGCTTGCCTCGGCAGCACGGTTGATACGAGCTTCCCTTCTGCCTTCCCGTCAGGCTGCACCAAATTGAGTCGCCCTTCCCATTGGAACACTCCGGTATTGGCATCGTATACCCGCAATACAAAATTAGAGAGATCTGTCGCGCCAAGCCCAACTCCACCAGCAAAAATACGCGGCCCGCGACTCGACCTCACCCCATCGCTTTCCTTGACGGCTAGCTCGTAGACTTCATCAGACAAGATGTTGCCCGATTCAGCGTCATAGACCTTCACTGCGATCGTCGAGACGGTACCGATTTGATACCCAAACCCTGCCGCCACAATTGTCTTTTTCCCCTCTGCGCCGGTTTCTCCCCAAGCCTGACCAATGGAGGATGAGAGACACAAGGCGACTGCGACTACCCAGCTCAGAACCCTCGAAGGGGCATAGTACGCTTCACCCCGCGGCTGATCAGTCAGATCAGAACAACTCGCCGACACAACCCATGTATGCAACATATATCTACCCTCCAAACAACTGTGTGCATTCTGAAAGAGGGTAGGTCGTTCGTAAATTCCTCGCTGTTAGGAAGAAGCCCCTCGAAAGGGGGGCTTGGAGAAGAAAATGACCCGCTTCGTCAGTTTTGTCGACTGAGGGGCTTGGCTTCGCCAAACCATTGATACTGATGGCGTGTAAGCATGCGATAGCTCCATTCGGCCAACCACTTTGCGGAAGGAAACCCTAACCACCACAGCAGAAGACAGGTTGCCCGGGTAAATGGCTATCCGCTAACTGATCGTTACCCATAGTAGAAAAAGGCTAACACTGAGATATCCACGACGACAAGGCACCTATTGCCGAACTTTTCTCCGACAGTCTATAGTCACCGGATGCAACAGCGCCCCTTGCTCGCTCTCGTACTCAGCACCCTCATCGTTGAGACAGGGTTTCTCTTCGTACAGAATGGCGCCTCCATCCCGCTCGTCATGGATTGGAAGATCAACTTTTTTATCCTCATACCTCTTGGACTCGCTCTATTGATTTGGTTCCAGTTTCGATGGGCATCAGCAATTTGTGTCTTTTACGCTACGGTTGGGTTGGCAATGGACGTCGCAACGATCGTTCAGACACCGGCAAAAGATTCAGAAGGAATTGTCTCTATGGTGGGAAGCGGAATCAGCGGGCTTTTCTATTTCTGTTTGATCGTGTTCGGCGGACGGTCGTTTCTAGGCGTGACCCAGGGACCGACGCCTCCAGAATCCCTTCCTCCCAGTCCTCCGTCCCTTTCTTGAGTGGGAGCTGTTTGACACCGACGAATCCGGCTTCTTTCAGCCATCTCGAAGTTTCCGGTACGGAATAGGTATTTCCACCTTGCGTGAACAACAGCATCGACACAGCAAACAGACTTGCTTCTACTGGATACAAACCTTTGCGATCATGCAGAAACGCGTCTTGGATGATGAGTCGTCCCCCCGGCCTCAGTGCCGCTCCCACTCGGCGGAAAATAGCCTGGTTCTCTTCGGGCGAGTATATGTGCAGTACGTTCGAATACCAGATCACATCATAGGTCCCAGGGATGGGTTCGCGGGAGAAATCAAGCGGGAGATAGGAGAGTCGCCGCCTCACTTTATGCGTGCAGGCGATTTCTTTAGCGACCTCAAGCGCGGCCTCTCGATCACAAACGGTGGCGCGAAGCATTGAGTGCTTGGCGAGAAATGCCATGGCGTAGGTGCCTGGCCCTCCGCCGAGATCCAGCAGTGTTGTAGAACCAGCTAAAGGGATCTGGGCCGCAATGGCCGGGGCAATTTCCAAGGTCCTGTGGTGCATAGCCCAGGTGAATTGCCGACGGTAGTCCGGACTGTCTGGAGTATCATGGTCGATCGGCAAGCCACTCCGCACAGATTCCAACAGCCGTATCCAGTCCGCCCAATGGTTCTTAATCAAATTCAAATAGCCCCCTCGATAGGCTCGATGGTGGGCATTCAGCGCTGTTGCTCCCAACCGGCTATTCTTATAGCTGGCTCCTTTTTTCTGTACTATCCCGACCGCAGCGAGATTACGACACAGGATGCTTAAACCCCGTTCGCTGACCTTGAGCTCCTTGGCAAGGTCAGGAATGGTCCACAATCGGTCGCCGACGGTCGTAAAGAGATCCAGTTCCAGCGCAACCAGCAACACACGTGGCAATCGATATGCTGAGACGGCGTCCCGAAATTCGTCGAAGGTTGTGATGCGTTGAGTCACGATGCGCGTCCGATTTGCCTGCAACACCATCGGAGCAGATCTTCCAGCTTAGCTCGATTCTGCAAATCCGCATCTCGCGCAAATGTGATTGCTACAAACTCGTCCGTCATCTCGGTCTCCTCTACAAACCCAGATTGGAGGAGAAGCGCCCGGTATTTGACGACAGCCGGCTGGAGAAAGTATTTGGCCTGTTTCGCAACTTCATCAGTTCCTAAGTCCTCCGGCGTACCTTCCGACATGAGCACCATAACCTCATCCATCGCCATCCCATACTGGCAAAGGACTCTCCCGTCCGGTCTGACTTCTAGGAGCCAGCCGTCTCCACCAAGATCCATGACGAGCGGACCGTTAGGCTCCAATTCGTAGAACTTGGGGAAAGACCGCATCAGGTCGGCACGAACCTGCGTCCAATCTTGGGAAGCCGCCTCGGTCATGCCTGCATCCCTCGATGAGGCCGCGACTGATATGGATCGGCGAGGCGGGCGCGAAGTGCGCGCAGGCGTTGCGTGTTTTCT
Encoded here:
- a CDS encoding type II toxin-antitoxin system RelE/ParE family toxin; the encoded protein is MKSLEFVGSSRDDLRSFPAEARRAAGFELGFIQRGLDPSDWRSMSEVGAGVREIRIHVLGEWRVLYVAQFGKAIYVLHVFQKKTRKTRREDIELARKRYRQIGGRS
- a CDS encoding FRG domain-containing protein; translated protein: MSLPGSKEFMTDKIQIADLGDLIKAAALANKHFGEGHCWWRGEGIIDDAWKLKPKVYRKEHNEASLAFHFMNRAKVRYEKCPTGSDEWPSWLFLMQHYGLPTRLLDWSESPLIALYFAVKETACQEKNGRIWCLQPYKLNLLHDVNGIALPQMEEAHFLCQEAFVKAHNPDARILSVIGDHFDVRHLVQSAAFTIHGTTIALNEHPQRNQFLLEFEVLGGMKNNLLDALKIVGIRDSYLFPDLDHLAHDLGSLADIA
- a CDS encoding Ppx/GppA family phosphatase; this translates as MIEPRQHRRRFAGIDIGTLTCRLLIADLAPGHPLTELRSERRILRLGEGVDQTKRLSPVAMDRVIACLQEWRNVIDGYQVEQSSVVATSAVRDAVNRDEFFERVKREAGFDVEVISGEEEARRTLLGIRSGLPTGVTDILALDIGGGSTEFILDRPGDKPIVRSINIGVVRLCERVLHHDPPTDEEVRQAREWVIRETKAAVAGMADYRQATFVGTAGTITSLAAMAQKLSTYEPARIHNYRLKLETIRELEQRLLSRTKTERVGLPGLEKNREEVIAAGTIIVRTIMDALGLRECLVSDLGLREGVLIDLAVRKQQSACDRRQ
- a CDS encoding methyltransferase domain-containing protein; translated protein: MVLQANRTRIVTQRITTFDEFRDAVSAYRLPRVLLVALELDLFTTVGDRLWTIPDLAKELKVSERGLSILCRNLAAVGIVQKKGASYKNSRLGATALNAHHRAYRGGYLNLIKNHWADWIRLLESVRSGLPIDHDTPDSPDYRRQFTWAMHHRTLEIAPAIAAQIPLAGSTTLLDLGGGPGTYAMAFLAKHSMLRATVCDREAALEVAKEIACTHKVRRRLSYLPLDFSREPIPGTYDVIWYSNVLHIYSPEENQAIFRRVGAALRPGGRLIIQDAFLHDRKGLYPVEASLFAVSMLLFTQGGNTYSVPETSRWLKEAGFVGVKQLPLKKGTEDWEEGILEASVPGSRLETTVRRTRSNRNRKAR
- the recG gene encoding ATP-dependent DNA helicase RecG encodes the protein MFDVAAIHELLKSSVAPYGKATKQSSENSRWILIRRVAGSLSAEGCCVTILSRMSAPTESSPHTPLQGWLDRIARPIEFASRDAGAHLGVVTNLSSFISSQVLSALRQDVYSKAIEARLISLRDLFVDFQPALPLDEQRRRLQAATLLIKALRALDQENLIPQKDLPMQASSHSKVAGAGRSDLWNLSVRFVRGVGPKRTNVLQRLQIATVEDALWTIPWRYEDRSVMTPIGNLVPGMSVSICGVIGSCEAKRTRNRRLSLVEVGVEDQSGRMQVVFFNQPYLEEMLTAGTRVMMSGRVIADRQGGMVPRMDVAQYEVIGEDTESMLHVGRIVPIYHETKGWTSRQMRVLVRNLLEDHGREVVDPLPMSLRARQRLISIHDALQDVHFPKTGTDLQLLERGKTPAHRRLAFEELLLLQLALASRHRAVHEEPKDLRFNAKTPLLEKLGRLLPFCLTAAQDRVIREIFQDMISPRPMNRLVQGDVGSGKTAVALHALVLAGGSGYQAALMAPTEILAEQHYRNLSGMLQALGLQTTLVRGGEKSSVKKIQAEQLASGEIHVAIGTHALLQQGVQFKNLGLAVVDEQHKFGVLQRKTLIDKGYKPDVLVLTATPIPRTLAMTVYGDLDVSVIDVLPPGRKPVRTFLFQDAQRRRAYQIVRDELRAERQAYVVYPLVDESEKIDLQAAIQGAEQLQNGELSEFRVGLLHGRMKAAEKEAVMAGFKAGRIQVLVATTVIEVGVDVANATVILIEHAERFGLAQLHQLRGRVGRGNQQAYCLLMAQHLGRGRAQSGGRAMGSEGSVSTARERLEALVRSHDGFVIAEDDLRIRGPGEFFGLRQWGMPEFRVANLVSDADLLQQARQEAFSLLKSDPGLKEPAHQELRAAMLRKWEKKLELGSIS